From the Natrarchaeobaculum aegyptiacum genome, one window contains:
- a CDS encoding tRNA sulfurtransferase has protein sequence MHPPGADTVLVRHGDLNTKSTPVKRQMEGTLVENVEALLSDRSIPGDVERRWNRPLIHTTEDAIEDATAAVTDAFGVVSASPCRTVSTEKAQIIEVLAEIADACYDGGTFAVDARRSDKSLPYSSDDLAREGGTAIWEAVEDDFEPAVDLDDPDLTFGVEVRDESAFVYLETVDGPGGLPLGSQERVVATVSGGIDSPVAAYEMMTRGSPIVPAYVSLGDYGGIDHEARAMETVRTLSQYAPNQEMQVYRIPGGETVDLLVSEMEKGRMLSLRRFFYRAAEVLAERVDAHGIVTGEAVGQKSSQTMQNLAVTSQATDLPVHRPLLTRDKQDIVAQAREIGTFSQATINAGCNRVAPDMVETNARLDRLLEIEPDDLFERAEEAALNADLVEP, from the coding sequence ATGCATCCCCCCGGCGCCGATACGGTCCTCGTCCGTCACGGCGACCTGAACACGAAGAGCACCCCCGTCAAGCGCCAGATGGAAGGGACCCTCGTGGAGAACGTCGAGGCCCTCCTTTCGGACCGGTCGATCCCCGGCGACGTCGAACGCCGCTGGAACCGGCCGCTGATTCACACGACCGAAGACGCCATCGAAGACGCGACAGCGGCCGTGACCGACGCATTCGGCGTCGTCTCCGCGAGCCCCTGTCGGACCGTCAGTACCGAGAAAGCACAGATCATCGAGGTACTCGCCGAGATTGCAGACGCGTGTTACGACGGGGGAACCTTCGCCGTCGACGCCCGTCGTTCCGACAAGTCCCTCCCCTACAGCAGCGACGACCTCGCGCGGGAGGGTGGCACGGCAATCTGGGAGGCCGTCGAGGACGACTTCGAGCCCGCGGTCGACCTCGACGATCCGGACCTCACCTTCGGCGTCGAGGTGCGTGACGAATCGGCGTTCGTCTACCTCGAGACCGTCGACGGACCGGGTGGCCTGCCGCTTGGTTCTCAGGAGCGCGTTGTTGCGACGGTCAGCGGTGGGATCGACTCCCCGGTAGCGGCCTACGAGATGATGACTCGCGGGAGTCCGATCGTCCCGGCGTACGTGTCACTCGGTGACTACGGCGGAATCGACCACGAGGCGCGTGCGATGGAGACCGTCCGGACCCTCTCACAGTACGCGCCGAATCAGGAGATGCAGGTCTACCGCATTCCGGGGGGCGAGACGGTGGACCTGCTCGTCAGCGAGATGGAGAAGGGACGGATGCTCTCGTTGCGGCGCTTTTTCTACCGCGCGGCGGAAGTGCTTGCCGAGCGCGTCGACGCCCACGGCATCGTCACTGGCGAGGCCGTCGGTCAGAAGTCCAGCCAGACGATGCAGAACCTCGCGGTGACGAGTCAGGCCACGGACCTGCCGGTCCACCGGCCGCTGCTCACCCGGGACAAACAGGATATCGTCGCTCAGGCTCGCGAGATCGGCACGTTCTCACAGGCGACGATCAACGCCGGTTGCAATCGCGTCGCACCCGACATGGTCGAGACCAACGCCCGGCTGGACCGCCTGCTCGAGATCGAACCCGACGACCTGTTCGAGCGCGCCGAGGAAGCCGCGTTGAACGCCGATCTGGTCGAACCCTAG
- a CDS encoding methyl-accepting chemotaxis protein, producing the protein MSNAAIRSGNQQIQGSQGEEALAKPFLESLEEGDECERLRAERDFWRSLYTQLIAAFPEGAFVVAADGEITNWNPAMEELNGSSAGDVLGANAYDIFETDGQSETLAETVVRRNEPVREDDTRTVPHSDRYYQVYAVPLRDPDGNAIGAFEATPDVSDFVHQQQAYEQLQETVSQEVRSEVVDLESHTESIASSIDRIHELGVEETERMETIATEVSNQSATIEEIASTTGNVRETSDEAAELAAAGSANAGDAIETMNAVSDAAGAVSADMTSLQGSIDEIEAIVDVIDDIARQTNILALNAQIEAAHAGEEGVGFAVVASEVKSLAEDTQKQASRIETTIADVQREIEETAGSLETTTDRIDEGVDRVEGTLNRLDEIADAVEDVAIGVDEVADAIDEQSAGSEEIAATVDTAVEEMNDLRNELEAITESTREQRESVAAVRSTVGQLSE; encoded by the coding sequence ATGAGTAACGCGGCTATCCGTAGCGGGAATCAACAGATTCAGGGCAGTCAGGGAGAGGAAGCGCTCGCGAAGCCGTTTCTCGAGTCACTCGAGGAAGGCGACGAGTGCGAACGACTTCGCGCCGAACGGGACTTCTGGCGATCGCTGTACACACAGCTCATCGCGGCGTTTCCGGAGGGGGCGTTCGTGGTCGCAGCAGACGGTGAAATCACGAACTGGAACCCCGCGATGGAGGAATTGAACGGCTCGTCCGCAGGAGACGTCCTGGGCGCGAATGCCTACGATATCTTCGAAACCGACGGGCAGTCGGAGACGCTCGCAGAGACGGTCGTCAGGCGGAACGAACCGGTCCGAGAAGACGACACGCGTACCGTCCCCCACTCCGATCGCTACTATCAGGTGTACGCCGTCCCCCTTCGGGACCCGGACGGGAACGCCATCGGTGCGTTCGAAGCAACCCCCGACGTCAGCGACTTCGTCCACCAGCAACAGGCCTACGAGCAGTTACAGGAGACGGTCTCACAGGAAGTCCGGTCGGAAGTCGTCGATCTCGAGAGCCACACCGAGTCGATCGCCTCGAGCATCGATCGCATTCACGAACTCGGCGTCGAAGAGACCGAACGGATGGAGACGATCGCCACCGAGGTCTCGAACCAGAGTGCGACGATCGAAGAGATCGCCTCGACCACCGGAAACGTTCGGGAAACCAGCGACGAAGCGGCCGAACTCGCTGCCGCCGGGTCCGCCAACGCCGGTGACGCCATCGAGACGATGAACGCCGTCTCCGACGCTGCTGGCGCAGTTTCGGCGGACATGACCTCGCTACAGGGGAGTATCGACGAAATCGAGGCCATCGTCGACGTGATCGACGACATCGCCAGACAGACGAATATCCTCGCACTGAACGCCCAGATCGAGGCTGCACACGCTGGTGAGGAAGGTGTCGGCTTCGCCGTGGTCGCGAGCGAGGTGAAATCGCTGGCCGAAGACACCCAGAAACAGGCCAGCCGCATCGAAACGACGATCGCAGACGTTCAACGCGAAATCGAAGAGACCGCCGGGAGCCTCGAGACGACGACCGACCGGATCGACGAGGGGGTCGATCGCGTCGAAGGGACGTTGAACCGGCTCGACGAGATCGCAGACGCGGTCGAGGACGTTGCTATCGGGGTCGACGAGGTGGCAGATGCGATCGACGAACAGTCGGCCGGGAGCGAGGAGATCGCCGCTACCGTCGACACCGCAGTCGAGGAGATGAACGACCTCCGGAACGAACTCGAGGCCATCACGGAGTCGACCCGGGAACAGCGCGAGAGCGTCGCCGCCGTCCGGTCGACCGTCGGCCAGCTTTCTGAGTGA
- a CDS encoding methionine adenosyltransferase: MSERNIRVEPIDRRAVEDQEVEIVERKGIGHPDSICDGVAESVAGALAREYLDRVGKVLHFNTDETQLVAGEAAPAFGGGEIVDPIYLLIVGRATKHYEGQTIPAERIALTAAREYIEEAIPQLEYGEDVIVDVRLGEGSGDLQDVFGEDEVAVPMANDTSFGVGHAPLSETEQIVLEAERRLNGEFAAENPYLGPDVKIMGKREADQIDVTVAAAMVDEYVPDLDAYADAVESVREFVAEVASEHTDREVTVHVNTADDYESGSIYLTVTGTSAEQGDDGSVGRGNRANGLITPNRSMSMEATSGKNPVNHIGKIYNLLSTEIAEEVVAEVDGIRDLRVRLLSQIGRPIDQPHVADVHVVTEEGVALSDVQADIEAIVDAELANVTEITRSVIEGELTTF; encoded by the coding sequence ATGAGCGAACGGAACATCCGGGTCGAGCCGATCGACCGCCGGGCAGTCGAAGACCAGGAGGTCGAGATCGTCGAGCGAAAGGGGATCGGGCATCCGGACTCCATCTGTGACGGGGTCGCCGAGAGCGTCGCGGGCGCGCTCGCACGCGAGTATCTCGACCGCGTCGGGAAGGTACTGCACTTCAACACCGACGAAACGCAACTCGTCGCCGGCGAGGCTGCCCCGGCGTTCGGCGGTGGCGAGATCGTCGACCCGATCTACCTGCTGATCGTCGGTCGCGCGACGAAACACTACGAGGGCCAGACGATCCCGGCCGAACGGATCGCACTGACCGCCGCTCGTGAGTACATCGAAGAGGCGATCCCCCAGCTCGAGTACGGCGAGGACGTGATCGTCGACGTTCGGCTCGGCGAGGGCAGCGGTGACTTACAGGACGTCTTCGGTGAAGACGAAGTCGCGGTGCCGATGGCCAACGACACGAGCTTCGGCGTCGGTCACGCCCCGCTGAGCGAGACCGAGCAGATCGTCCTCGAGGCCGAACGACGCCTGAACGGCGAGTTTGCGGCCGAAAACCCGTATCTTGGGCCGGACGTGAAGATCATGGGCAAACGCGAGGCCGACCAGATCGACGTCACGGTCGCCGCGGCGATGGTCGACGAGTACGTTCCCGATCTCGACGCCTACGCCGACGCCGTCGAGTCGGTTCGCGAGTTCGTCGCAGAAGTCGCAAGCGAGCACACCGACCGCGAGGTAACTGTCCACGTCAACACGGCCGACGACTACGAGTCAGGGTCGATCTACCTCACCGTCACCGGTACCTCCGCCGAGCAGGGCGACGACGGCTCCGTTGGCCGGGGCAACCGTGCCAACGGCCTCATCACGCCCAACCGTTCGATGTCGATGGAGGCCACGAGCGGGAAGAACCCGGTCAACCACATCGGAAAAATCTACAACCTGCTGTCGACCGAGATCGCCGAGGAGGTCGTCGCAGAGGTCGACGGCATCCGCGACCTGCGCGTCCGTCTCCTGAGCCAGATCGGTCGCCCGATCGACCAGCCCCACGTCGCCGACGTCCACGTCGTCACCGAAGAGGGCGTCGCCCTCTCGGACGTCCAGGCAGACATCGAGGCGATCGTCGACGCAGAACTCGCGAACGTCACCGAGATCACCCGTAGCGTGATCGAGGGCGAACTCACGACGTTCTGA
- the cyaB gene encoding class IV adenylate cyclase: protein MYEVEVKVPADHATVRDRLEAVAADSLGQVVQVDTYYDAPHREFAETDEALRIRRESVSGGTVGANPLEDGAFESRVTYKGPLLEDESKSREEFETGVDDGGTMAAVLEHLGFDPAATVRKERERYDLDGYTVTLDAVDDVGEFVEVELDVDHEEDLEPAREGAYDVLERLDLDPDDQIRTSYLGLLLES, encoded by the coding sequence ATGTACGAGGTGGAAGTGAAGGTGCCGGCAGACCACGCGACCGTCCGTGACCGACTCGAGGCGGTCGCGGCAGATTCGCTGGGCCAGGTCGTGCAGGTCGACACCTACTACGACGCGCCTCACCGCGAGTTCGCCGAGACTGACGAGGCACTGCGGATTCGTCGGGAGTCGGTTTCGGGCGGCACCGTGGGCGCGAACCCACTCGAGGACGGAGCCTTCGAGAGCCGCGTCACCTACAAGGGCCCGCTGCTCGAGGACGAATCGAAGAGCCGCGAGGAGTTCGAGACTGGCGTCGACGACGGCGGGACGATGGCCGCCGTCCTCGAGCACCTCGGCTTCGACCCGGCCGCGACCGTTCGCAAGGAACGCGAGCGATACGACCTCGACGGCTACACCGTCACCCTCGACGCCGTCGACGACGTCGGCGAGTTCGTCGAAGTCGAACTCGACGTCGACCACGAGGAAGACCTCGAGCCCGCACGAGAGGGGGCCTACGACGTCCTCGAACGTCTGGACCTCGATCCGGACGACCAGATTCGGACCTCGTACCTCGGATTGCTGCTCGAGTCCTGA
- a CDS encoding FKBP-type peptidyl-prolyl cis-trans isomerase — protein MTEDQEAEPDVPADDVDADDEATDEEAETDGLDYGDFVELEYTAYTVEGDQLVDTTDPDVAEEEGVDAQGQEFKARTIVLGEGHIFEGVEEALVGSQVGDEGSVTIPAEDAFGEYDPDDVQTVSAEKIDEDDRYPGANVQIDGQQGYISTIIGGRARVDFNHPLAGDDVEYEYEIVGEVEDREEQASGLFEMYLGFEPELWIETEEVEEEVPVEPDEDEEDDDEPAEPEFETELVEKESLYLEATPQMTMNQQWMMGKQQIGQEIIDQIGVDRIVVQEVIEGMGPMGGLGGMMGGGGGMGDLEAALEDADVDADEIVEELEADAEADE, from the coding sequence ATGACCGAGGATCAGGAGGCCGAGCCAGACGTACCGGCCGATGACGTCGATGCAGACGACGAAGCGACGGACGAGGAAGCAGAAACCGACGGACTCGACTACGGCGACTTCGTCGAACTCGAGTACACCGCTTACACCGTCGAGGGCGACCAGCTCGTCGACACGACCGACCCCGACGTCGCCGAAGAAGAGGGCGTCGACGCGCAGGGTCAGGAGTTCAAGGCCCGAACGATCGTTCTCGGCGAAGGCCACATCTTCGAGGGCGTCGAGGAAGCGCTCGTCGGCAGCCAGGTCGGCGACGAGGGCTCGGTGACGATCCCCGCCGAGGACGCCTTCGGCGAGTACGACCCCGACGACGTCCAGACCGTCAGCGCCGAAAAGATCGACGAGGACGACCGCTACCCCGGTGCGAACGTCCAGATCGACGGCCAGCAGGGCTACATCAGCACGATCATCGGCGGACGCGCTCGCGTCGACTTCAACCACCCGCTCGCGGGTGACGACGTCGAGTACGAGTACGAGATCGTCGGCGAAGTCGAGGACCGCGAAGAACAGGCCAGTGGCCTGTTCGAGATGTACCTCGGCTTCGAACCCGAACTCTGGATCGAGACCGAGGAAGTCGAAGAGGAAGTTCCCGTCGAGCCTGACGAGGACGAAGAAGACGACGACGAACCCGCCGAGCCCGAGTTCGAGACGGAACTCGTCGAGAAGGAGAGCCTCTACCTCGAGGCCACCCCGCAGATGACCATGAACCAGCAGTGGATGATGGGCAAGCAGCAGATCGGTCAGGAGATCATCGACCAGATCGGCGTCGACCGCATCGTCGTCCAGGAAGTCATCGAAGGCATGGGCCCGATGGGCGGCCTCGGTGGCATGATGGGCGGTGGCGGCGGCATGGGCGACCTCGAGGCGGCACTCGAAGACGCCGACGTCGACGCAGACGAGATCGTCGAAGAACTCGAGGCCGACGCCGAAGCCGACGAGTAG
- a CDS encoding NosD domain-containing protein produces the protein MRNIVLASTTILVVIVVLTGAGLFVVEVETTSPEPVTFSETVTMGVSFDDEIDDPDVELPRAQVFYSQYRYVVGYYGVERFVDAQRQEGHEQRFGYPLTVYVTDYSGTELELSAEGYPRTDDRVDWTDAESAWFVVDSDARAPDGETAVPFSSRDDAETYAADSGGSVITWDDLLEYEIELEDARTVRDRVDKRQTDADSLVEHRRAVADRPVKTVVGENETIQEAVSRTPTNGTVVVPAGTYEELVEIDRPVTLEGKGDVTIRGDGESTVVMIKSPDAAVRNVEITNVGDSVMPEEQETVTDGPSEGGDTVLETAYAGGDAGVYVDDAPGVFLENISIVTPSNGVMLRDSPKTVVRNVSVDGGEEWGDSYMGVMSMRSGDGIIEDSAFRDGRDGIYTHRSHGLVFRNNTLERNRIGVHLMFTGETVIADNDIRAAEATGIHVMTNPHQNAVVGNHVRNNPTGIRTEGWNSYVADNVVVDNGLGMTTEAGNSIYEHNVIVGNEVGIRATHYLPANRVLANDFVDNDRHVQARRGTLRIWTHDGVGNYWHGTVGDVDESSADDGEPVVFSRSYSATDPIDSRLHRSGGSPTLAQAPLFDELATLEGTVSGMREASVVDTAPRCTPANPGRLEAAGIEPVEYECGVSHP, from the coding sequence ATGCGGAACATAGTCCTCGCTTCAACCACGATCCTCGTCGTTATCGTCGTCCTCACGGGCGCTGGACTCTTCGTCGTCGAGGTCGAGACAACCTCGCCCGAACCAGTTACGTTCAGCGAAACAGTCACGATGGGCGTCTCCTTCGACGACGAAATCGACGATCCAGACGTCGAGCTCCCGCGGGCGCAGGTGTTCTATTCGCAGTATCGCTACGTCGTCGGCTATTACGGCGTCGAGCGGTTCGTCGACGCACAGCGCCAAGAAGGTCACGAACAGCGCTTTGGTTACCCACTCACAGTCTACGTAACCGATTACAGCGGGACCGAACTCGAGTTATCCGCTGAGGGATACCCACGTACCGACGACAGGGTGGACTGGACAGATGCCGAATCGGCCTGGTTCGTCGTCGACAGCGATGCTAGGGCACCCGACGGAGAGACGGCCGTCCCGTTCTCGAGTCGCGACGATGCCGAGACCTACGCGGCCGACTCCGGTGGGTCCGTAATAACGTGGGACGACCTCCTCGAGTACGAAATCGAACTCGAGGACGCTAGGACCGTTCGTGATCGAGTCGATAAGCGCCAGACCGATGCAGATTCCCTCGTCGAGCATCGTCGGGCAGTCGCCGACCGACCTGTAAAAACTGTCGTCGGAGAAAACGAAACGATACAGGAGGCGGTTTCCCGTACGCCGACAAACGGGACGGTCGTCGTCCCTGCGGGGACCTACGAAGAACTGGTCGAGATCGATCGGCCTGTCACTCTCGAGGGGAAAGGAGATGTGACGATTCGGGGCGATGGTGAGAGCACCGTCGTGATGATCAAGTCTCCAGATGCTGCTGTCCGGAACGTCGAGATCACGAACGTCGGCGATTCAGTTATGCCCGAAGAACAGGAGACCGTCACCGACGGCCCGAGCGAGGGTGGCGACACCGTCCTCGAAACGGCGTATGCCGGTGGTGACGCTGGCGTCTACGTCGACGATGCTCCTGGCGTCTTTCTCGAGAATATTTCGATAGTGACTCCCTCGAACGGTGTCATGCTCCGCGACAGCCCGAAAACGGTCGTCCGGAACGTCTCTGTCGACGGTGGCGAGGAGTGGGGGGATTCCTACATGGGTGTTATGTCGATGCGTTCTGGTGACGGTATAATCGAAGACTCGGCGTTCCGTGACGGCCGTGACGGTATCTACACCCATCGTTCACACGGGCTCGTCTTCCGGAACAACACGCTCGAACGAAACCGAATCGGCGTCCATCTGATGTTCACTGGAGAGACGGTAATCGCCGATAACGACATTCGAGCGGCCGAAGCGACGGGCATTCACGTCATGACGAACCCACATCAAAACGCGGTCGTCGGGAACCACGTCCGGAATAACCCGACGGGAATCCGAACCGAGGGATGGAACTCCTACGTTGCCGATAACGTTGTCGTCGATAACGGCCTCGGGATGACGACGGAGGCTGGCAACTCCATCTACGAGCACAACGTCATCGTCGGCAACGAGGTTGGGATCCGTGCGACCCACTACTTACCGGCCAACCGAGTCCTCGCGAACGATTTCGTCGATAACGACCGTCACGTGCAGGCACGCCGTGGGACGCTGCGAATCTGGACTCACGACGGCGTGGGTAACTACTGGCACGGGACAGTCGGTGACGTAGACGAGAGTTCGGCCGATGACGGCGAGCCAGTCGTCTTCAGTCGGTCTTACTCGGCGACAGATCCCATCGACAGCCGGCTTCACCGAAGTGGTGGGTCACCGACGCTCGCACAGGCACCTCTGTTTGACGAGCTGGCAACTCTCGAGGGCACCGTCTCCGGAATGCGCGAGGCGAGCGTCGTGGATACGGCCCCCCGCTGCACGCCAGCAAATCCCGGTCGTCTGGAGGCAGCGGGTATCGAGCCGGTGGAGTACGAATGTGGTGTGTCTCACCCCTAG
- a CDS encoding nitrous oxide reductase accessory protein NosL: protein MRWRRPTRRSLFLTVGAASVGALAGCLTDEGELPAPITIDADHNCPVCNMVIVNHPGPAGHAFYPDDADIPDQDVQDGVVPYCASTCAYEYVFEYEEYGEDPRVIYLTDYSKVDWEIYRDGDVKYITAHFEADVHTDARDLTFAVDSEVLGAMGQSVIGFSDPEDAESFAEEYGGDIYDHDSITRELIDSLGFV from the coding sequence ATGAGGTGGCGAAGACCGACTCGACGATCGCTCTTCCTGACGGTCGGTGCGGCGAGTGTCGGTGCGCTCGCTGGCTGTCTGACCGACGAGGGAGAACTACCCGCCCCGATCACAATTGACGCCGATCACAACTGTCCGGTCTGCAATATGGTAATCGTCAACCATCCTGGTCCAGCCGGACACGCCTTCTACCCGGACGATGCGGACATTCCAGATCAGGACGTGCAAGACGGTGTCGTTCCCTACTGTGCGAGCACGTGTGCTTACGAGTACGTTTTCGAGTACGAAGAGTACGGTGAGGATCCCCGGGTGATCTACCTGACCGACTACTCGAAAGTCGACTGGGAGATCTATCGTGACGGAGATGTCAAATACATCACTGCTCACTTCGAGGCCGACGTTCACACCGACGCGCGCGATCTCACGTTTGCCGTCGACAGCGAGGTTCTCGGCGCGATGGGTCAATCTGTGATCGGCTTTTCCGATCCGGAAGACGCCGAATCGTTCGCCGAGGAATATGGCGGTGACATCTACGACCACGATTCGATCACCAGAGAACTGATCGATAGCCTGGGGTTCGTGTAA
- a CDS encoding nitrous oxide reductase accessory protein NosL, whose product MQRRKFMLGSTAAGVGLLFGTGAFSAAGTEHGVSIQTGDGNLHVELNDEYEGDAGAYVTEDPLELDVEVGSNEWIRFDDLLRVTNTGTQSVTVYVEDQEWLGDDANAVLDYRVADETVVGNDNGVTLEDPSGENSETFTVLVDATGHDTVEDALPDTDENEDTHTVRFVAETTDVDSGSGEEQPDEGDDDGEDDSGSGEEEPDEGDDDDGEDDTENEDGILEVEVIDTITPREVAEVTATVNNGTDETQSGTVTLDLTEHVHAGEGLDVDLEVDVEEFPDAAPVGDPEYMYIDRGEYPQELLEADVTVEPGESDDITFEVPAAYKNLEMGDLTLSENEVVVTADLDGGTESESDVLTIEDAPALWFQPDDALECIVCGMDTEHYEAWNAQATHADGTRIEFCSLGCAVAYWTHPEHFVDQSLGGTTWEGAHEYTAAEDLVTIWAPDFTDIEIDERQGRDNHTGGDLGETYEHFIDMREGYFVLDDETNDKFGTPMPGHSPVCFADYDDAVAYVNGELDNIPDGTDMGNVDEDDIVELDELADHEAGYLYRAGRLP is encoded by the coding sequence ATGCAACGGCGGAAATTCATGCTCGGCTCGACTGCGGCCGGGGTTGGATTGTTGTTCGGCACTGGTGCGTTCAGTGCAGCCGGAACTGAACACGGGGTTTCGATTCAGACGGGTGATGGTAATCTTCACGTCGAACTCAACGACGAATACGAAGGCGATGCGGGAGCGTACGTGACGGAAGATCCCCTCGAGCTCGACGTCGAGGTCGGATCGAACGAGTGGATTCGGTTCGACGACCTGCTTCGCGTGACGAACACGGGGACGCAGTCAGTGACCGTCTACGTCGAGGATCAGGAGTGGCTCGGCGACGATGCGAACGCCGTTCTCGATTACCGGGTCGCTGATGAGACAGTCGTCGGTAACGACAACGGCGTCACTCTCGAAGACCCGTCAGGGGAGAATAGCGAAACGTTCACCGTTCTGGTCGATGCGACCGGTCACGACACCGTCGAAGATGCACTCCCCGACACGGACGAAAACGAGGACACCCATACCGTGCGGTTCGTCGCCGAGACCACGGACGTCGACAGCGGTAGCGGTGAGGAGCAACCGGACGAGGGCGATGATGATGGAGAGGACGACAGCGGTAGCGGTGAGGAGGAACCGGACGAGGGCGATGACGATGATGGAGAGGACGACACCGAAAACGAGGACGGAATCCTCGAGGTTGAGGTGATCGACACGATCACGCCGCGTGAGGTCGCGGAAGTAACGGCGACGGTAAACAACGGTACCGATGAAACGCAGTCGGGAACAGTCACGCTCGACCTTACGGAACACGTCCATGCAGGCGAGGGGCTAGACGTCGACCTCGAGGTCGACGTCGAGGAATTCCCGGACGCTGCCCCAGTTGGTGACCCAGAGTATATGTACATCGACCGTGGTGAATATCCCCAGGAGCTCCTCGAAGCCGACGTCACGGTTGAACCTGGAGAAAGCGACGACATAACGTTCGAGGTTCCAGCCGCATACAAAAACCTCGAGATGGGAGATCTCACGCTGTCCGAAAACGAGGTCGTGGTTACGGCCGATCTCGACGGAGGGACAGAAAGCGAAAGCGACGTTCTCACGATCGAGGATGCACCAGCACTCTGGTTCCAGCCCGATGACGCGCTCGAGTGTATCGTCTGTGGGATGGACACCGAGCACTACGAAGCGTGGAACGCACAGGCAACCCATGCGGATGGGACGCGAATCGAGTTCTGTTCGCTCGGGTGCGCCGTCGCGTACTGGACCCATCCGGAGCACTTCGTCGACCAGTCGTTAGGTGGGACGACGTGGGAAGGAGCCCACGAGTACACGGCAGCCGAGGACCTAGTGACGATCTGGGCCCCCGACTTCACCGACATCGAGATCGACGAACGACAAGGGAGAGACAACCACACTGGCGGTGACCTCGGTGAAACGTACGAGCACTTCATCGATATGCGAGAGGGCTACTTCGTTCTCGACGACGAGACCAACGACAAGTTCGGGACGCCGATGCCGGGCCACAGCCCCGTCTGCTTTGCCGACTACGACGACGCCGTCGCGTACGTCAATGGCGAACTGGACAACATTCCCGACGGCACCGATATGGGTAACGTCGACGAGGACGACATCGTCGAACTGGACGAACTCGCCGATCACGAGGCTGGATATCTGTACCGTGCCGGGAGGCTGCCGTAA
- a CDS encoding nitrous oxide reductase accessory protein NosL yields the protein MDNTHRRTFVRNGCIALAVPAVAGCLDRDDPDDSQTDDPDDSGMAEPGQLTIGADTPDSIQVRDPVEIAATVENGTGERQSGTVVLELEYVDPEVDAGTYPDHGPDGDPELGQLVIEYPDSPPSAEVIVDAGDSETVAFEIPTAYKNLELGGLSLGENEFAVRGEFEGATVSDERKCVIEDAPVEWFQPDGMKGCPVCGMDTEHYEGWHAQATHADGSRIEFCAIGCAVEYWLHPEDHELSGFDGKHEGTLETELVSLWVPDFTDVELSDHTDTHPGYEAFIDMREGYFVLDDETAYKFHTPMPGGSPPCFAAYDDAVAYVDGELANLPAGVDMSNVDEDDIVELDDLEDRDAGKLYRAGYQA from the coding sequence ATGGATAATACACATCGTCGAACGTTCGTCCGGAACGGTTGTATCGCACTCGCAGTTCCCGCCGTCGCGGGATGTCTCGATCGCGACGATCCAGACGACTCTCAGACCGACGATCCGGACGATTCCGGGATGGCCGAGCCCGGCCAACTCACGATCGGGGCCGACACGCCGGACAGCATACAGGTCCGTGACCCCGTCGAGATCGCTGCGACCGTCGAAAACGGCACGGGCGAACGACAGTCAGGGACAGTCGTACTCGAACTCGAGTACGTCGACCCGGAGGTTGACGCCGGAACGTACCCGGACCACGGGCCGGACGGCGATCCGGAGCTGGGTCAGCTCGTCATCGAGTACCCGGACTCCCCACCCAGTGCAGAGGTGATCGTCGATGCCGGTGACAGCGAGACAGTAGCGTTCGAGATTCCGACTGCGTACAAGAACCTCGAATTAGGGGGACTCTCACTGGGTGAGAACGAGTTCGCCGTCAGGGGTGAGTTCGAGGGGGCCACCGTTTCCGACGAACGCAAGTGTGTCATCGAGGACGCGCCGGTCGAGTGGTTCCAGCCGGATGGAATGAAGGGGTGTCCGGTCTGTGGGATGGACACCGAACATTACGAGGGCTGGCACGCCCAGGCGACCCACGCGGACGGAAGCCGAATCGAGTTCTGTGCGATCGGCTGTGCCGTCGAGTACTGGCTCCACCCGGAAGACCACGAGCTGTCCGGATTCGACGGCAAACACGAGGGCACGCTCGAGACTGAACTAGTGTCGTTGTGGGTCCCCGACTTCACCGATGTCGAACTCAGCGATCACACCGACACTCACCCGGGGTACGAGGCGTTCATCGACATGAGAGAGGGTTATTTCGTCCTCGACGACGAGACGGCTTACAAGTTTCACACGCCGATGCCGGGGGGGAGCCCACCCTGTTTCGCCGCCTACGACGACGCCGTTGCGTACGTCGACGGCGAACTGGCGAACCTACCCGCCGGGGTCGATATGAGTAACGTCGACGAGGACGATATTGTCGAACTCGACGACCTCGAAGATCGCGATGCCGGCAAGCTATACAGAGCTGGGTACCAAGCATGA